From the Oleiharenicola lentus genome, one window contains:
- a CDS encoding type II secretion system protein: protein MNCALPRLLRPAHRGFTLVEIMVVVVIIGLLAALAIPAFQRNQRASQNARAVNDFRIFAQAFEVYNTQNGSWPPNAGAGVIPVGMSGDFKADAWTANPNSIGGRWNWDYNNFAFQAGISVSNFTVTDAQLIEIDAKLDDGDLTTGSFRKIAANRVSFILQE, encoded by the coding sequence ATGAACTGCGCCCTACCTAGGCTCCTTCGCCCCGCCCACCGCGGCTTCACGCTGGTGGAAATCATGGTGGTCGTGGTGATTATCGGTTTGCTGGCCGCCCTCGCCATCCCGGCCTTTCAGCGGAACCAGCGCGCCAGTCAAAACGCCAGGGCCGTGAACGACTTTCGCATTTTTGCCCAGGCCTTCGAGGTTTACAACACCCAGAACGGCTCCTGGCCCCCCAACGCCGGCGCGGGTGTGATCCCCGTGGGCATGAGCGGCGACTTCAAGGCCGACGCCTGGACGGCCAATCCCAACTCGATCGGTGGCCGATGGAACTGGGATTATAACAACTTCGCATTCCAGGCCGGAATTTCCGTGAGCAATTTTACGGTCACGGATGCACAGCTCATCGAGATAGATGCCAAACTCGATGACGGCGACCTGACGACCGGCTCATTCCGAAAAATCGCCGCCAACCGGGTCAGTTTCATCCTCCAAGAATAA
- a CDS encoding argininosuccinate synthase, giving the protein MKIVLAYSGGLDTSVIVKWLKETYDAEIVTFAADIGQEEELKGLPAKAKKTGASKHYTLDLTEEFARDFIYPMIRANAIYEGQYYLGTSIARPLIAKAQVEIAKKEKADTVAHGATGKGNDQCRFELTYMAMNPRLTILAPWKIEKFREEFPGRAEMIAYCQEHKIPVEASLKKPYSMDRNLLHISYEAGILEDPWFDPTTKENKGMFKLSVSPEDAPNKAEYVELDFEQGNCVAVNGKKLSPAGVLKVLNQLGGKHGIGRVDLVENRFVGMKSRGVYETPGGTILMHGHRQVESLTMDREVMHLRDSLIPKYAELVYYGFWFAPEREALQALVDESQKHVSGTVRLKLYKGNIITCGRKSKYSLYDDKIASMEGVKSWYNQSDATGFIRLNGLRLRARYFSQGGPKV; this is encoded by the coding sequence ATGAAGATCGTTCTCGCATACTCAGGCGGCCTCGACACCTCGGTCATCGTCAAGTGGCTCAAGGAAACCTACGACGCGGAAATCGTCACCTTTGCGGCCGACATCGGCCAGGAGGAGGAGCTTAAGGGCCTGCCGGCCAAAGCGAAGAAGACCGGCGCCTCCAAGCACTACACCCTCGATCTCACCGAGGAATTCGCCCGCGATTTCATCTACCCGATGATCCGCGCCAACGCGATCTACGAGGGCCAGTATTACCTCGGCACCTCCATCGCCCGCCCGCTGATCGCCAAGGCCCAGGTCGAGATCGCGAAGAAGGAAAAGGCCGACACCGTCGCCCACGGCGCCACCGGCAAGGGCAACGACCAGTGCCGTTTCGAACTGACCTACATGGCGATGAACCCGCGCCTCACGATCCTCGCGCCGTGGAAGATCGAGAAGTTCCGCGAGGAGTTCCCCGGCCGCGCCGAGATGATCGCCTACTGCCAGGAGCACAAGATCCCCGTCGAAGCCTCGCTCAAGAAACCGTATTCGATGGACCGCAACCTCCTCCACATCTCCTACGAGGCGGGTATTCTCGAGGACCCGTGGTTTGACCCGACCACGAAGGAGAACAAGGGCATGTTCAAGCTCTCCGTTTCCCCGGAAGACGCCCCGAACAAGGCCGAATACGTTGAGCTCGATTTCGAACAGGGCAATTGCGTTGCCGTGAACGGCAAGAAGCTCTCACCTGCCGGCGTGCTCAAGGTCCTCAACCAGCTCGGCGGCAAGCACGGCATCGGCCGCGTGGACCTCGTTGAGAACCGTTTCGTCGGCATGAAGTCGCGTGGTGTCTATGAGACCCCGGGCGGCACGATCCTCATGCACGGCCACCGCCAGGTGGAATCGCTCACGATGGATCGCGAGGTCATGCACCTGCGCGACTCGCTCATTCCGAAATACGCCGAGCTGGTCTATTACGGGTTCTGGTTCGCCCCCGAGCGCGAGGCCCTGCAGGCCCTCGTGGACGAGTCGCAGAAGCACGTCAGCGGCACCGTCCGCCTCAAGCTCTACAAGGGCAATATCATCACCTGCGGCCGAAAGTCGAAGTATTCGCTCTACGACGACAAGATCGCCTCCATGGAGGGCGTGAAGTCGTGGTATAACCAGAGCGACGCCACCGGCTTCATCCGCCTCAACGGCCTGCGTCTCCGCGCCCGCTACTTCTCGCAGGGCGGCCCGAAGGTCTGA
- a CDS encoding ABC transporter substrate-binding protein: MNTAPRVPWWTVFAMTGAGVFMLALFLGPRNDLAVLPRPVADRDVLRVAYVQQLTPDPHVWTFPLPVNNQFILSLWEPLIECDPENGQPQAAAAVSWRWSEDRLSLELRLRADGRWCNGEPVTAHDFVRGWRRLIRQNLDCAAVLFPVKNAEAIHRGELADTSALGVEAVDDFTLRIQLNAVRSTFVAELADPLLVPLHATTAAVLENKPYRTAPGTLITNGAFRLVQAKAEGYRLALSPHYRDRNTILLSGVEFIRADGAAMARLLVAVGRADLANPPAIGAPAGLPTARCVTEETEMAMSVVSLDLNVARGPLRDVRVRRALALAMNRAGSIAEADADRLVPAYSWVPDMPGRPGLPLMHEDEAEARRLLAEAGYPGGKGFPVLILPVNQRRPNFGYLQVWTERWYRVLGVRTYLAFDPPEKHKLRYTRGEFDVMQGGLMATVPDAGDLLGLFAHPERFDAPHWANPEITRLMAEANRRSGLERLALLERIERSVMEDVPTIPMIFERRRTLLGVEVAGWYADPLGRQAFKRLAITPVEHGEFHAGGPP; encoded by the coding sequence ATGAACACCGCGCCGCGCGTTCCCTGGTGGACCGTCTTCGCCATGACCGGCGCGGGCGTGTTCATGCTGGCACTGTTCTTGGGACCCCGGAACGACCTGGCCGTGCTGCCTCGTCCCGTGGCGGATCGGGATGTGTTGCGCGTGGCTTACGTCCAGCAGCTGACACCCGATCCGCACGTCTGGACCTTTCCTTTGCCGGTGAACAACCAGTTCATCCTCTCGCTTTGGGAACCGCTGATCGAGTGCGATCCGGAGAATGGACAGCCCCAAGCGGCCGCGGCGGTGAGCTGGCGGTGGTCTGAGGATCGGCTGTCCCTTGAGCTTCGCCTGCGGGCCGATGGGCGGTGGTGCAACGGCGAGCCGGTCACCGCCCATGACTTTGTGCGCGGCTGGCGGCGTCTGATCCGCCAGAACCTCGACTGCGCAGCCGTGTTGTTTCCCGTGAAAAACGCCGAGGCCATTCACCGCGGGGAGCTGGCCGACACCAGTGCGCTGGGCGTAGAGGCGGTGGATGATTTCACGCTGCGCATCCAGCTCAACGCCGTGCGCTCGACCTTTGTGGCGGAGCTGGCCGATCCGCTCCTCGTGCCCTTGCACGCCACAACGGCGGCGGTCCTGGAAAACAAGCCCTACCGGACCGCTCCCGGCACCCTCATCACCAACGGCGCGTTCCGCCTCGTGCAAGCGAAAGCCGAGGGCTACCGCCTGGCGCTCTCGCCCCACTACCGGGACCGGAACACCATTCTGCTCTCCGGCGTCGAGTTCATCCGGGCGGATGGCGCCGCGATGGCGCGGCTGCTGGTCGCGGTCGGCCGGGCCGACCTGGCCAACCCACCTGCCATCGGCGCGCCGGCCGGTCTGCCCACCGCGCGTTGTGTCACCGAGGAGACAGAAATGGCGATGTCGGTGGTCTCGCTCGATCTTAATGTGGCGCGCGGTCCGTTGCGCGATGTGCGGGTGCGCCGCGCGCTGGCGCTGGCCATGAACCGGGCCGGCTCCATAGCCGAGGCTGATGCCGACCGTTTGGTCCCGGCCTATTCGTGGGTGCCTGACATGCCCGGCCGGCCTGGCCTGCCGCTCATGCACGAGGACGAAGCGGAAGCCCGCCGTCTCCTGGCCGAGGCCGGCTATCCCGGCGGCAAGGGGTTTCCCGTGCTCATCCTGCCGGTCAACCAGCGCCGGCCGAATTTTGGTTACCTGCAGGTCTGGACCGAGCGTTGGTATCGCGTGCTGGGCGTGCGCACCTATCTGGCCTTTGATCCCCCCGAGAAGCACAAGCTTCGCTACACGCGCGGGGAGTTCGACGTCATGCAGGGCGGGCTCATGGCCACGGTGCCGGACGCGGGCGACCTGCTGGGCCTATTCGCCCATCCCGAGCGGTTTGACGCCCCCCATTGGGCGAACCCGGAAATCACCCGCCTGATGGCCGAGGCCAACCGCAGATCCGGTTTGGAGCGACTGGCCCTGCTGGAGCGGATTGAACGGAGCGTGATGGAGGACGTGCCCACGATTCCCATGATCTTCGAGCGCCGTCGCACGCTGCTGGGCGTGGAGGTCGCGGGCTGGTATGCGGATCCTCTCGGCCGGCAGGCTTTCAAGCGCCTCGCGATCACTCCGGTCGAACACGGGGAATTTCACGCCGGAGGCCCGCCGTGA
- a CDS encoding sensor histidine kinase: MNGHGLLRCCLRDWRCWLGLWAVVLLGTTGFLVWDARGWLLGSADASFRYTKLNQWPVWLLWWVVAPAVLWLQHRLTLLDRHWPWAIGLHTLMAFLITGFFILVGAVRLLLANHLPGSFLPVILNDLREAGRWNYTPLLIYFMVVSVLYAAGYHRQWRAGQLLTGELRVANARLETRLVRASLDALKMQLHPHFLFNTLNSITSLIRNGRAREAEEVVAGLGELLRRSLEHRQEAQDTLAHELEFLRRYFEIESIRFQDRLRVEYDIPAECLPALVPCLMLQPLVENAMKHGISRDPEAKLLRLSARRDKDRLVLSVYNDGPPLPRDELIGSSGIGVQNTRTRLHMLYGDEARFELRDQPPRGVLARLTLPFTNPSTP, translated from the coding sequence GTGAACGGCCACGGACTGCTGCGCTGCTGTCTGCGCGACTGGCGTTGCTGGCTGGGGCTGTGGGCTGTCGTCCTGCTTGGCACCACGGGGTTCCTGGTCTGGGACGCCCGGGGCTGGCTGCTCGGGTCGGCCGACGCCTCCTTCCGATACACGAAGCTCAACCAATGGCCGGTCTGGCTGCTCTGGTGGGTCGTGGCACCGGCGGTGCTCTGGCTGCAGCACCGGCTCACGCTCCTGGACCGGCACTGGCCGTGGGCCATCGGTCTGCACACGCTGATGGCGTTTCTCATCACGGGCTTTTTCATCCTCGTGGGCGCCGTGCGCCTGCTCCTGGCCAACCACCTGCCCGGGTCCTTCCTGCCGGTGATCCTGAACGACCTGCGCGAGGCCGGCCGCTGGAACTACACGCCGCTGCTCATCTACTTCATGGTCGTGTCGGTGCTCTACGCCGCCGGTTACCACCGCCAGTGGCGGGCCGGGCAGCTGCTCACCGGCGAACTGCGCGTGGCCAACGCCCGGCTCGAAACCCGCCTCGTGCGCGCGAGCCTCGATGCCCTGAAGATGCAGCTGCACCCGCACTTCCTCTTCAACACGCTCAATTCCATCACCAGCCTCATCCGCAACGGCCGTGCCCGCGAGGCTGAGGAGGTGGTCGCGGGCCTCGGCGAACTGCTGCGCCGCTCCCTCGAACACCGGCAGGAGGCGCAGGACACGCTGGCGCACGAGCTCGAGTTTCTCCGCCGTTACTTCGAGATCGAGAGCATCCGATTCCAGGACCGCCTGCGGGTCGAATACGACATCCCTGCCGAATGCCTCCCGGCCCTCGTGCCCTGCCTGATGCTCCAGCCGCTGGTGGAAAACGCCATGAAGCACGGCATCTCCCGCGACCCCGAGGCAAAGCTCCTGCGCCTGAGCGCGCGGCGCGATAAGGATCGGCTCGTGCTCTCGGTTTACAACGACGGGCCGCCGTTGCCGCGGGACGAGTTGATCGGCAGCTCCGGCATCGGCGTGCAGAACACCCGCACGCGCCTCCACATGCTCTACGGCGACGAGGCCCGCTTCGAGCTGCGCGACCAGCCGCCGCGCGGTGTCCTCGCCCGGCTGACCCTGCCTTTCACGAACCCTTCCACGCCATGA
- a CDS encoding LytR/AlgR family response regulator transcription factor, whose protein sequence is MTTTTALIRTLIVDDEVLARQNVEALLRSDPDISIVGQAGNGLQAVEAIKEHKPDLLFLDVQMPGISGFEVLAKLPPALLPQTVFVTAHDQFALQAFEVHAVDYVLKPFNRARFNAALTRAKTAVRSLDREELARRLGDIMTALHRLKASGATDEGLAASRPREDDQRLFIRCDGEIHMLAPGDILWIESDGDYVRLHSTDKSRFVRMSLQKMMERLDPKHFVRIHRSTIVNLRHMKKAGPALYGEYSVELTNGTKLRVSRTFVHELKAHL, encoded by the coding sequence ATGACCACGACCACCGCCCTCATCCGCACCCTCATCGTGGACGACGAAGTCCTCGCCCGGCAGAATGTCGAGGCCCTGCTTCGCTCCGATCCCGACATCTCCATCGTCGGCCAAGCCGGCAACGGCCTGCAGGCCGTCGAGGCGATCAAGGAACACAAGCCCGACCTGCTTTTCCTCGACGTGCAGATGCCCGGCATCTCCGGCTTCGAGGTGCTCGCCAAGCTTCCGCCCGCCCTGCTCCCGCAGACGGTGTTCGTCACCGCGCACGACCAGTTCGCGCTGCAGGCCTTCGAGGTCCACGCCGTGGACTACGTGCTGAAGCCCTTCAACCGCGCCCGCTTCAACGCTGCGCTCACCCGCGCCAAGACCGCGGTGCGCAGCCTCGACCGCGAGGAACTCGCCCGCCGGCTCGGCGACATCATGACGGCCCTCCACCGGCTCAAGGCCAGCGGCGCGACCGACGAGGGTCTCGCGGCGTCGCGTCCGCGCGAGGATGACCAGCGGCTCTTCATCCGCTGCGACGGCGAGATCCACATGCTTGCCCCGGGCGACATCCTTTGGATCGAGTCCGACGGCGACTACGTGCGCCTGCACTCGACCGACAAGTCGCGCTTCGTGCGCATGTCGCTCCAGAAGATGATGGAGCGGCTCGACCCGAAACACTTCGTGCGCATCCACCGCTCCACGATCGTCAACCTCCGGCACATGAAGAAGGCCGGTCCCGCGCTCTACGGCGAATACAGCGTTGAACTCACGAACGGCACCAAGCTCCGTGTTAGCCGCACCTTCGTGCACGAGCTGAAAGCGCATCTGTGA
- a CDS encoding MlaD family protein has product MNNNQQAVRVGLFFLLGCALAWITFESLSGGQIFKPKGYTLVAPFANLKGLKTGDDILMAGVKIGSVATTRLGNQRVEAVLSIDPKVQIPNDAIASVETSSLLGSQHLAVSFGNSPTYLKDGDEVKTKNTVDMSEVISQLGQLGAKLEQVADGVSKALGGGESGSQSLFNKLDQLVTDNGPKLTETVANLQDITAKIKSAEGTLGKLVNDPKLHDELLVTVGEIKQAASDARVFMNDTKGIVADVKAGKGTLGVLLYDDATANSIKVTAKNLRELSDKINSGQGTLGKLISDESLYTDLQSTLKKADRMIDGLGDQGPITAVGVAAQSLF; this is encoded by the coding sequence ATGAATAACAACCAACAAGCCGTCCGCGTCGGCCTCTTCTTCCTCCTCGGCTGCGCGCTTGCCTGGATCACCTTCGAGTCGCTCAGCGGCGGCCAGATCTTCAAGCCCAAGGGCTACACGCTCGTCGCGCCCTTCGCCAACCTCAAGGGCCTCAAGACCGGCGACGACATCCTCATGGCCGGCGTGAAGATCGGCTCCGTCGCCACCACCCGCCTCGGCAACCAGCGCGTCGAAGCCGTGCTCTCCATCGATCCCAAGGTGCAGATCCCCAACGACGCCATCGCCTCCGTCGAGACCTCCAGCCTGCTCGGCTCCCAGCACCTCGCCGTGAGCTTCGGCAACTCGCCCACCTACCTCAAGGACGGCGACGAGGTGAAGACCAAGAACACCGTGGACATGAGCGAGGTCATCTCCCAGCTCGGCCAGCTCGGCGCCAAACTCGAACAGGTCGCCGACGGCGTGAGCAAGGCCCTCGGCGGTGGCGAAAGCGGCTCGCAGTCCCTCTTCAACAAGCTCGACCAGCTCGTGACCGACAACGGTCCGAAGCTCACCGAGACGGTCGCCAATCTCCAGGACATCACCGCCAAGATCAAATCTGCCGAGGGCACGCTCGGGAAACTGGTGAACGATCCCAAGCTGCACGATGAACTGCTGGTGACCGTCGGCGAGATCAAGCAGGCCGCCTCCGACGCCCGCGTGTTCATGAACGACACCAAGGGCATCGTGGCCGACGTGAAGGCCGGCAAGGGCACGCTCGGCGTGCTGCTCTACGACGACGCCACCGCCAACAGCATCAAGGTCACCGCAAAAAACCTCCGCGAGCTTTCCGACAAGATCAACAGCGGCCAGGGCACGCTCGGCAAACTCATCTCCGACGAGTCGCTCTACACCGACCTGCAGAGCACGCTCAAGAAAGCCGACCGCATGATCGACGGCCTCGGCGACCAGGGCCCCATCACCGCCGTCGGCGTCGCCGCGCAGTCGCTCTTCTGA
- a CDS encoding ABC transporter ATP-binding protein, with the protein MSTPSASSFTATPFIGKTFGVTVKGLTKQFGRSTVLRDINLEVRPGEIFCLMGPSGSGKSVLLKHIAGLERATSGEVRIGEHDASDPDTRDKVHLALVFQAGALFNSLSVYDNLALYPREHRLCDEAGIRERVMNALSILSLEKAVKKFPSELSGGMKKRVAIARALVMEPQLLLYDEPTSELDPVMSATISEIIATLREQTAVTSIVVTHDRSLALSIADRIGIIMDGRIRALGVPDDFRHPTDPDIANFLSPVIDLKNPRFKQLENSHE; encoded by the coding sequence ATGAGCACGCCTTCCGCCTCCAGCTTCACCGCCACCCCGTTCATCGGGAAAACCTTCGGCGTCACGGTCAAGGGTCTGACCAAGCAGTTCGGCCGCAGCACGGTCCTGCGCGACATCAACCTCGAGGTCCGGCCCGGTGAAATTTTCTGCCTTATGGGTCCCAGCGGCTCGGGCAAGAGCGTCCTCCTGAAACACATCGCCGGCCTCGAACGCGCCACCAGCGGCGAGGTGCGCATCGGCGAACACGACGCCTCCGATCCCGACACGCGCGACAAGGTGCACCTCGCCCTCGTCTTCCAGGCCGGTGCGCTCTTCAACTCGCTCTCGGTTTACGACAACCTCGCGCTCTACCCGCGCGAACACCGCCTGTGCGACGAGGCCGGCATCCGCGAGCGCGTGATGAACGCCCTCTCCATCCTCTCGTTGGAGAAGGCCGTGAAGAAATTTCCCTCCGAGCTCTCCGGCGGCATGAAGAAGCGCGTGGCCATCGCCCGCGCCCTCGTGATGGAGCCCCAGCTGCTCCTCTACGACGAACCCACCTCCGAGCTCGATCCCGTGATGTCCGCGACCATCAGCGAGATCATCGCCACGCTCCGCGAACAAACCGCCGTCACCAGCATCGTCGTCACGCACGACCGCTCGCTCGCCCTGAGCATCGCCGACCGCATCGGCATCATCATGGACGGCCGCATCCGCGCCCTCGGCGTGCCCGACGACTTCCGCCACCCGACCGACCCGGACATCGCCAACTTCCTCAGCCCGGTCATCGACCTCAAGAATCCCCGCTTCAAACAACTGGAGAACTCCCATGAATAA
- a CDS encoding MlaE family ABC transporter permease, which translates to MTFLNAILGHIGGTVLLLARSLKYFGTLPGQSRRVIEQCYIIGFTSLPIVTILTFFIGSVLALQSGYSMENFGAKQFIGTLVGLSMVRELGPVMVAILIAGRVGSAIAAELASMKVFQEVDALETMNIPPERILVLPRLAAIFVMMPPLTLIGILCGWYGGALVSEYTHSISVDNAAYFAALKAYMKNQDVIDGLLKAQVFGFVIVLVCCYIGLSTRGGPREIGASVTKAVVTSLILILVLDYFVTKALL; encoded by the coding sequence ATGACTTTCCTCAACGCCATCCTCGGCCACATCGGGGGCACCGTGCTCCTGCTGGCGCGCTCGCTGAAATATTTCGGCACGCTGCCCGGCCAGTCCCGCCGCGTCATCGAGCAGTGCTACATCATCGGGTTCACCTCGCTGCCCATCGTCACGATCCTGACCTTCTTCATCGGCAGCGTGCTCGCGCTCCAGAGCGGTTACAGCATGGAGAATTTCGGCGCCAAGCAGTTCATTGGCACCCTCGTCGGCCTCTCGATGGTGCGCGAACTCGGCCCGGTCATGGTCGCCATCCTCATCGCCGGCCGCGTCGGTTCCGCCATCGCCGCCGAGCTGGCCTCGATGAAGGTCTTCCAGGAGGTGGACGCGCTCGAGACCATGAACATTCCCCCCGAGCGCATCCTCGTCCTGCCGCGGCTCGCAGCGATCTTCGTGATGATGCCGCCGCTCACCCTCATCGGCATCCTCTGCGGCTGGTATGGCGGGGCGCTCGTCAGCGAATACACCCACTCCATCTCGGTGGACAACGCCGCCTACTTCGCCGCGCTGAAGGCCTACATGAAGAACCAGGACGTGATCGACGGCCTGCTCAAGGCGCAGGTCTTCGGCTTCGTGATCGTGCTCGTGTGCTGCTACATCGGTCTCTCCACCCGCGGCGGCCCCCGCGAGATCGGCGCCTCGGTCACCAAGGCCGTCGTCACCTCCCTCATCCTCATCCTGGTGCTCGACTACTTCGTCACCAAGGCCCTCCTCTGA
- a CDS encoding RsmD family RNA methyltransferase, giving the protein MRITGGKARGIPLHLPKGDAVRPATDAMRQAVFSSLAARVEGARFLDLFAGSGAYGLEALSRGAAGGVFVEKDGRTAGFIRQNLAAVCKSLGRPASDLTVINADATTVTPSGGVPDLVFIDPPYEIIAEIAPKLFARLDGLLKDHPDPVIVFELPGECELSPAGWTCVKRLGKGARQPTAAFFRKAPVSPAAG; this is encoded by the coding sequence ATGCGCATTACTGGAGGCAAAGCCCGGGGTATTCCACTCCACCTACCCAAAGGCGACGCGGTGCGGCCGGCCACCGATGCGATGCGGCAGGCCGTGTTCTCCAGCTTGGCGGCCAGGGTGGAGGGCGCGCGTTTTCTGGACCTTTTTGCCGGTAGCGGAGCCTATGGGCTGGAGGCGTTGAGCCGCGGGGCCGCCGGCGGGGTGTTTGTGGAGAAGGACGGACGCACCGCCGGGTTTATTCGCCAAAACCTCGCCGCCGTGTGCAAGAGCCTCGGTCGGCCCGCCTCCGATCTCACGGTCATCAACGCCGACGCCACCACGGTGACGCCCTCCGGCGGGGTGCCCGACTTGGTGTTCATCGATCCGCCTTACGAAATCATCGCCGAGATCGCGCCCAAACTTTTCGCCCGTTTGGATGGGTTGCTGAAGGACCATCCCGATCCGGTGATCGTGTTTGAGCTGCCCGGCGAATGTGAGCTGAGCCCGGCCGGCTGGACCTGTGTGAAACGGCTCGGCAAGGGTGCACGGCAGCCGACCGCGGCGTTTTTTAGGAAAGCCCCAGTTTCGCCCGCAGCAGGCTGA
- a CDS encoding RsmE family RNA methyltransferase has protein sequence MNIILFHPAEVELPLSGNDARSRHILTVLKRGAGDSFDAGLVNGPRGKATLEAIGADGALHLSFAWGAEPAPLAPIRLLVGLPRPQTARDILREGASLGIEAMEFVRTERGEPSYAQSSLWSSREWETLLTTGAAQAFCTRLPVVRHGHTLAEALAAPAQGARLALDNYEASQPLSRVGLPAGAQVTIAIGSERGWTATERDLLLRRGFLFVHLGERVLRTETACVAAISLLRAKLGLS, from the coding sequence GTGAACATCATTCTTTTTCATCCCGCGGAAGTCGAGCTTCCCCTGTCAGGGAACGATGCCCGTTCCCGTCATATTCTCACGGTGCTCAAGCGCGGAGCCGGCGACAGCTTCGATGCCGGACTGGTGAACGGTCCACGCGGCAAGGCCACGCTTGAGGCCATCGGCGCCGATGGCGCGCTGCACCTGTCGTTTGCCTGGGGCGCAGAGCCCGCCCCCCTCGCGCCGATCCGTCTGCTCGTCGGCCTGCCGCGTCCGCAGACCGCCCGTGACATCCTGCGCGAGGGTGCTTCGCTGGGAATAGAGGCGATGGAATTCGTGCGCACGGAGCGTGGCGAGCCCTCCTACGCGCAGAGTTCGCTCTGGTCTTCCCGCGAGTGGGAAACCCTGCTTACCACCGGGGCCGCGCAGGCATTTTGCACGCGACTGCCCGTCGTGCGGCATGGGCACACGCTCGCCGAGGCTCTGGCTGCACCTGCGCAAGGCGCGCGGCTCGCGCTGGACAATTACGAGGCGTCGCAACCCTTGAGCCGCGTGGGCCTGCCGGCCGGAGCGCAGGTGACAATCGCGATCGGCTCGGAACGCGGCTGGACGGCGACGGAGCGCGACTTGTTGCTGCGGCGCGGATTTTTGTTCGTTCATCTTGGCGAACGGGTGCTTCGCACCGAGACCGCGTGCGTCGCCGCGATCAGCCTGCTGCGGGCGAAACTGGGGCTTTCCTAA
- a CDS encoding response regulator transcription factor has translation MTKRVKMPDTTPGMDGGAACIGRVVIVEDQRLVAEFLQFHCRDLRLEVLQHATGYREGLASIRQHRPDLVLLDISLPDGDGLDLARQIIEEQPRVKILAISSHHDPWTMLQVQRIGIHGFVDKTDQRPNVVSEAIHAVLGGRVFYTQIVNQSSAAIRRDPKSFVRVLSDYEMRILSMIGESKSDDEIANTLNVASATVQSRRRDIMRKLDIHSTPKLIHYAIVNGLTRAEQLGRKKPT, from the coding sequence ATGACTAAACGCGTGAAAATGCCCGACACAACACCAGGCATGGATGGAGGTGCCGCATGCATCGGCCGGGTTGTGATCGTCGAGGATCAGCGGCTCGTGGCGGAGTTCCTGCAGTTTCACTGCCGCGACCTGCGGTTGGAGGTTTTGCAGCATGCGACGGGCTATCGCGAGGGGCTGGCGTCGATCCGCCAGCACCGGCCCGATCTGGTCCTGCTCGACATCTCCCTGCCCGACGGGGACGGCCTCGACCTGGCGCGACAGATCATCGAGGAGCAGCCCCGCGTGAAGATTCTGGCCATTTCCTCGCACCACGATCCCTGGACGATGTTGCAGGTCCAGCGCATCGGCATCCATGGCTTCGTGGACAAGACCGACCAGCGGCCGAACGTCGTCTCGGAAGCCATTCACGCCGTCCTGGGCGGCCGCGTTTTCTACACGCAGATCGTCAATCAATCGAGCGCGGCGATCCGACGCGACCCGAAGTCCTTTGTGCGCGTGTTGTCGGATTACGAGATGCGCATCCTCTCCATGATCGGCGAGTCCAAGTCGGACGACGAAATTGCCAACACGCTCAACGTCGCGTCGGCGACGGTGCAGTCGCGCCGGCGGGACATCATGCGCAAGCTGGACATCCACTCCACCCCGAAGCTGATCCACTATGCGATCGTGAACGGGCTTACGCGGGCGGAACAGCTGGGCCGGAAGAAACCAACCTAG